A genome region from Trichosurus vulpecula isolate mTriVul1 chromosome 5, mTriVul1.pri, whole genome shotgun sequence includes the following:
- the LOC118850627 gene encoding CDGSH iron-sulfur domain-containing protein 1-like produces MHSNLSVGADCIAAVVLAAGTAVVGYLAYKRFLVKENRYRSMVNLTIQKDNPKTVHAFDMEDLGEKAVYCHCWRSKKFPFCDGAHTKHNEETGGNVGLLIIKKKEA; encoded by the coding sequence ATGCATTCCAACCTGTCGGTGGGAGCCGACTGCATAGCTGCTGTGGTCCTGGCTGCTGGCACCGCCGTGGTGGGCTACCTAGCTTACAAAAGGTTTTTAGTGAAAGAAAATCGCTACAGGTCCATGGTCAACCTCACCATCCAGAAAGACAACCCCAAGACTGTCCACGCATTTGACATGGAAGACTTGGGAGAGAAAGCTGTGTACTGCCACTGTTGGAGGTCCAAGAAGTTCCCATTCTGCGATGGTGCCCACACAAAGCACAACGAAGAAACTGGTGGCAATGTGGGACTGCTGATCATCAAGAAGAAAGAGGCATAA